From the Paenibacillus sp. FSL H8-0548 genome, one window contains:
- the map gene encoding type I methionyl aminopeptidase: MVILKSRAEIEEMRKAGRIVAAFHQAIAGMIRPGVTTLDIESFAVQFLKENGANAYTIGYNGYPFATCASVNDVIAHGFPNGKPLEEGDIVKIDIVAEADGWIGDSGWCYAVGEVSEEARNLMQVTKECLYLGIEKAVVGNRIGDVMHAVQTHAERNGFSVVRDLLGHGVGRAMHEEPNYTHVGKPGKGFRLKEGLVFTIEPMLNAGKALMTIDADGWTARTADGSLSAQYEHTVAITADGPIILTAQ; the protein is encoded by the coding sequence ATGGTCATCCTGAAATCAAGAGCAGAAATTGAAGAAATGAGAAAAGCCGGGCGAATTGTTGCTGCTTTTCATCAAGCAATCGCAGGTATGATCCGGCCGGGTGTCACGACGCTCGATATCGAATCGTTCGCGGTGCAGTTCCTGAAGGAGAATGGAGCCAATGCTTATACGATAGGCTACAATGGCTATCCGTTTGCGACATGTGCGTCTGTCAACGACGTCATTGCGCATGGTTTTCCGAACGGGAAGCCGCTCGAGGAAGGCGACATCGTCAAAATCGACATCGTCGCGGAAGCGGATGGCTGGATCGGCGATTCAGGTTGGTGTTACGCGGTCGGCGAGGTGTCGGAAGAAGCCCGTAATCTGATGCAGGTAACGAAGGAATGCTTATATCTTGGTATCGAAAAAGCTGTCGTCGGAAACCGGATCGGCGATGTGATGCACGCGGTTCAAACCCATGCCGAGCGAAACGGATTCTCGGTGGTGCGCGATTTACTCGGTCATGGCGTAGGAAGGGCGATGCATGAGGAACCTAATTATACCCACGTCGGGAAGCCAGGTAAAGGATTCCGCTTGAAGGAAGGATTGGTTTTTACGATCGAGCCGATGCTAAATGCCGGAAAAGCGTTAATGACGATTGATGCCGACGGATGGACCGCCAGAACCGCTGACGGCTCGCTTTCCGCACAGTACGAGCATACGGTAGCCATTACTGCGGATGGCCCGATTATATTGACCGCACAATAG
- a CDS encoding TetR/AcrR family transcriptional regulator encodes MSPRTKEQNDAIREMRMIQIMQSAAEVYLEKGIQLEIRDVAVKAELGYGTVYHYYKNKHMLLEDLLWDALNRTESAIQPALTGDGGSLLKAESFSRLLLRKCIQDPSVFILLKTVADNFHHFPGNRFIKLFTDFQERIYLPFVEMIREEIGSKSPEKTANLIFGSMVGCAALNIHHNMRSEMDVEGIVNMIFSGIQLKEK; translated from the coding sequence ATGTCACCACGTACCAAAGAACAGAATGATGCGATCCGGGAGATGCGGATGATTCAAATTATGCAATCGGCTGCGGAAGTATATTTGGAGAAGGGCATCCAACTCGAAATACGCGATGTTGCGGTCAAGGCAGAGCTCGGCTACGGAACCGTGTATCATTACTACAAAAATAAGCACATGCTTTTGGAAGATTTACTGTGGGATGCTCTAAATCGAACGGAGTCGGCAATACAGCCTGCTTTGACGGGGGACGGCGGAAGTTTGCTTAAAGCTGAGTCATTCTCCAGGCTGCTCCTGCGGAAGTGCATCCAGGATCCTTCTGTATTTATTTTACTTAAAACGGTTGCGGATAATTTTCATCACTTCCCGGGGAACCGGTTCATCAAGCTGTTTACCGATTTTCAGGAACGGATCTATTTGCCGTTTGTGGAAATGATTCGTGAAGAAATCGGTTCCAAATCACCGGAGAAAACAGCTAATCTGATATTTGGCTCGATGGTTGGCTGCGCAGCATTGAACATCCACCACAATATGAGAAGCGAGATGGATGTGGAAGGGATCGTCAATATGATTTTTTCAGGCATACAGTTAAAGGAGAAATGA
- a CDS encoding Ger(x)C family spore germination protein: MIYSIRCILIVTVILFASGCSTDVKDIEKLSYASAIGVDYKDGKYHGYIQFIDFQSVAKTSDGLKAPSKIWVGEGIGDSFEESLFELYRSAQERIFWGHVTSIVISESTLKKGIGEVYDSLIRYYEFRLTPWVYSTRGSVKEILSAGGFFGQSPLSTILHEPLGTYSQTSIIHPIKLHRLIGQINEPGFTSCIPSLTINKKDWSEKNKPEPKLAVNGAIFIKNDVFKSFIPIKELNGLRWIQKGAIRAGIPVPNKKEPAVQVVVEKPKAKLKLDKAVGGLRYNIDMNARAYIVNRTNNNFTNLKQLTQTSAAVIEQEIRHTFQSGLKKETDVFNLEHNLFRYHYESWKNNSSVEQNVLKDMEIQDIHIDLNIEHSSSEKNSTIRKGEGINNK; this comes from the coding sequence GTGATTTACAGCATTCGTTGCATCTTAATTGTAACGGTTATATTATTTGCATCGGGCTGTTCTACAGACGTCAAGGATATTGAAAAGTTAAGCTATGCTTCTGCTATAGGTGTCGATTATAAGGACGGTAAGTATCATGGTTACATTCAATTTATCGATTTTCAGTCCGTTGCAAAAACGAGCGACGGCCTAAAAGCACCTTCAAAGATTTGGGTTGGTGAGGGGATAGGGGATTCTTTTGAAGAATCCCTATTTGAGCTTTACCGATCGGCGCAAGAAAGAATTTTTTGGGGTCATGTGACCTCTATTGTGATTAGTGAATCGACATTAAAAAAAGGGATAGGAGAAGTTTATGATAGTTTGATTCGATATTATGAATTTCGTCTGACACCTTGGGTATACAGTACACGAGGATCAGTTAAGGAAATCCTCTCCGCAGGCGGTTTTTTTGGACAGTCCCCACTTAGTACCATTCTACATGAACCACTAGGGACGTACTCCCAGACATCAATAATTCATCCGATCAAACTCCATAGATTAATTGGACAGATAAATGAACCTGGGTTTACTTCATGCATTCCATCTCTCACGATAAACAAAAAAGATTGGTCTGAAAAAAATAAACCCGAACCTAAATTGGCAGTCAATGGGGCAATCTTCATTAAAAATGATGTATTTAAAAGCTTTATACCAATTAAAGAGTTGAACGGGCTGCGTTGGATACAAAAGGGAGCGATACGGGCTGGTATTCCCGTTCCAAATAAGAAAGAGCCTGCAGTACAAGTTGTTGTCGAGAAACCAAAAGCCAAGTTGAAATTGGATAAAGCAGTGGGGGGTCTTCGTTACAATATTGATATGAACGCGAGGGCCTACATCGTCAACCGAACCAATAATAACTTTACGAATCTGAAACAATTAACTCAGACTTCAGCTGCTGTTATTGAACAAGAAATTCGGCACACATTTCAATCAGGCCTAAAAAAAGAGACGGATGTCTTTAATCTCGAACATAATTTATTTCGATATCACTACGAGAGCTGGAAGAACAACTCTTCCGTGGAGCAGAATGTGTTAAAAGATATGGAGATCCAAGATATTCATATTGACTTAAATATTGAACATTCGAGCTCTGAAAAAAATTCAACTATTCGCAAAGGTGAGGGAATAAATAATAAATAG
- a CDS encoding spore germination protein — protein MNKSSEKTLFLEEETLLRDGTLLKGQLQEAFAKHSDIQFPTLPQLEWSDHMTAFYCEGMIEKTEMNAYFTRSIHYINRLTNNLDEIVLEYSEEMPLFEINRTFGEMITSLFTGKLIIYREGDSNFWAFDISKVPQRSLQESNTEISIKGPKDAFTEDIYTNISLIRKRMQTGLLFSEQFIIGSLSKTQISLLYLNHKANPKMISEVRKRLETFQTESIVSSGQLEQWLSDRSFSLFPLIDYIGRPDFIIETLLRGRFAILVDGSPMALIGPCNFLELIKSPEDVHFPFHFVIFQRILRIFGLVIGVFLPGFWIAIASVNIDQIPFFLLSTVVTSREGVPLPSFLEAFLLIFQFELLREAGIRLPKAVGQTIGIVGGLIIGDSLIRAGLASPTLLVVVALSTVATFCLVNQSLSGTVSIIRIFILLISSYLGIYGFFLSMFLIMIYLCRLESFGIAYLEPISSLKFKDWLAAFVLNPFRRTRFSASMISKRKR, from the coding sequence ATGAATAAGTCATCTGAAAAAACGTTGTTTCTAGAAGAGGAAACCTTGTTGCGCGATGGAACCTTGTTAAAGGGACAACTGCAAGAAGCATTCGCAAAGCACTCGGATATCCAATTTCCGACACTTCCACAACTGGAGTGGTCTGATCACATGACCGCCTTTTATTGCGAGGGCATGATTGAAAAAACTGAAATGAATGCCTATTTTACTAGGTCTATTCATTATATAAATCGTCTAACTAACAATCTCGATGAAATTGTTCTAGAATATTCAGAAGAAATGCCGTTGTTCGAGATTAATCGTACATTCGGAGAAATGATTACTAGCTTATTTACGGGTAAATTGATCATTTATCGGGAAGGAGATTCGAACTTCTGGGCATTTGATATTTCTAAAGTCCCCCAGCGATCTTTGCAGGAGTCCAATACTGAAATTTCAATAAAGGGGCCAAAGGATGCTTTTACTGAAGACATATATACAAATATATCTCTGATACGGAAACGAATGCAAACAGGATTGTTATTCAGTGAGCAGTTCATTATTGGAAGCCTAAGCAAAACACAAATATCTTTGCTTTATTTGAACCATAAAGCGAACCCGAAAATGATTTCCGAAGTACGCAAACGCTTGGAAACTTTTCAAACGGAAAGTATTGTAAGCAGCGGTCAGCTAGAACAGTGGTTATCAGATAGAAGCTTCTCGTTGTTCCCATTGATTGATTATATCGGTCGGCCCGATTTTATCATAGAAACGTTGCTGCGAGGAAGGTTCGCCATCCTTGTTGATGGTTCACCTATGGCTCTAATAGGACCTTGTAATTTTCTTGAATTAATAAAGTCACCTGAAGATGTCCATTTCCCTTTTCATTTTGTTATATTTCAACGGATTCTAAGGATTTTCGGTCTGGTAATAGGTGTTTTTTTACCGGGCTTCTGGATCGCCATTGCATCAGTAAATATTGATCAGATTCCATTTTTTTTACTGTCAACGGTTGTCACCTCGCGAGAGGGAGTCCCGCTGCCTTCTTTTCTTGAAGCGTTCCTTCTTATATTTCAATTCGAATTACTGCGAGAAGCAGGTATTCGCTTACCGAAAGCTGTCGGTCAGACGATTGGAATCGTGGGCGGATTGATTATCGGAGACTCGCTCATCCGAGCCGGTCTTGCATCTCCGACACTACTCGTTGTCGTAGCTCTTTCTACCGTAGCAACTTTTTGCTTAGTAAATCAATCATTGTCCGGTACTGTCAGTATAATTAGAATTTTTATTTTGCTAATCTCCTCGTACCTTGGCATATACGGATTTTTCCTAAGCATGTTCTTAATTATGATTTATCTCTGTCGTCTTGAATCCTTTGGGATTGCGTATCTTGAACCCATTTCTTCTTTGAAATTTAAAGATTGGCTGGCAGCGTTCGTCCTTAATCCATTCCGTAGAACACGTTTCTCGGCGTCCATGATAAGTAAACGAAAGAGGTGA
- a CDS encoding GerAB/ArcD/ProY family transporter has translation MIEASISRIQIIFLMLLSLGISNHVLIIPHLLQAAERDAWFSILIAYAALICWSVILYLILKSMNTLAFTVWLKNRIGKVGLWFITGGISLYLFVSGIMIVFDTTKNVKIYFLPNTHEFVITLSFIGLSYITAKGGFKTLVYMSAMLLPIVWMLGIGVSLMTTGVKDYGMLHPLLKEGIASELMGSVVVFGGSMDLLILLLIQHRLKKPLNYGTIFILLSLLVGLIMGPTLGAIASFGPFQAENFRFPAFEQWRLVMIGSSISHVDFFAVFQLMAGSVIRTSLIVHLLCELAGGHSQKFRQTVMLIISVIISLPSLLRLSDIVMQKLIHDYFYTYSLWFGVTLTTLLFLITFVPQWKGARNE, from the coding sequence ATCATAGAGGCATCGATATCTAGAATACAAATCATTTTTTTGATGCTTCTATCGCTTGGAATTTCCAATCATGTACTAATTATCCCACATCTTCTCCAAGCGGCGGAACGTGATGCGTGGTTCAGTATTTTGATTGCTTACGCAGCATTGATTTGCTGGAGTGTGATTCTTTATTTAATTTTGAAATCAATGAACACGTTGGCCTTTACTGTTTGGCTTAAAAACCGTATAGGGAAAGTCGGATTATGGTTTATAACTGGAGGCATATCTCTTTATTTATTCGTCTCAGGAATTATGATTGTCTTCGATACAACAAAAAATGTGAAAATCTACTTCCTTCCCAATACACATGAATTTGTCATCACTTTAAGCTTTATAGGATTATCGTATATAACGGCAAAAGGAGGATTTAAGACTCTAGTTTATATGTCTGCAATGTTATTACCCATTGTATGGATGTTAGGAATCGGAGTTTCTTTGATGACCACAGGTGTCAAAGATTATGGCATGCTCCACCCACTATTGAAAGAAGGAATTGCTTCTGAACTTATGGGCAGTGTTGTAGTTTTTGGCGGAAGCATGGATTTGCTGATTTTACTTTTGATACAGCATAGATTAAAAAAGCCTTTGAATTACGGAACCATTTTTATATTATTATCTCTGTTGGTCGGGCTAATTATGGGACCAACGCTTGGTGCCATAGCTTCGTTTGGTCCATTTCAAGCTGAAAATTTTCGATTTCCCGCTTTTGAACAATGGAGGCTGGTGATGATTGGAAGTAGTATTTCTCACGTGGATTTTTTTGCTGTATTTCAATTAATGGCGGGCAGCGTTATACGAACATCACTTATCGTCCATCTCTTGTGTGAACTTGCCGGTGGCCATTCACAAAAATTTCGCCAGACAGTAATGCTCATCATTTCAGTTATTATATCACTGCCTTCGCTTCTAAGGTTAAGTGACATCGTGATGCAGAAGCTGATTCATGACTACTTTTATACCTATTCACTCTGGTTCGGAGTTACACTAACCACACTTCTATTTCTGATTACTTTTGTACCACAATGGAAAGGAGCAAGAAATGAATAA
- a CDS encoding ferric reductase-like transmembrane domain-containing protein yields the protein MIQWVLSWPTWPMTRIFGILAYLLLFGGMALGMLYGYPFAKGPLKAKLYRWHTRLTGGGVIISLLHAVILMIDTYSPFTAVEILVPFMARSHPFWYGLGTLALYGMLALMLSSDMRPKLKRPLWIAIHMLSYPIYLIAMLHGIKAGTDTSHPLVQAMYIGTFIITLGLFGGRMFLRSSSAAGGIPKRTPRRTG from the coding sequence ATGATTCAATGGGTATTGAGTTGGCCAACCTGGCCCATGACACGAATATTCGGTATTTTGGCGTATTTGCTATTGTTCGGAGGCATGGCGCTTGGCATGCTGTATGGTTATCCCTTCGCAAAAGGACCGCTGAAGGCGAAGCTGTACCGGTGGCATACGCGGCTGACTGGCGGTGGCGTCATCATTTCACTTTTGCATGCGGTCATTTTGATGATCGACACTTATTCCCCATTTACTGCTGTTGAAATATTGGTTCCTTTTATGGCTCGCTCGCATCCGTTCTGGTATGGACTCGGAACACTCGCGTTGTACGGCATGTTGGCGTTGATGTTATCTTCGGATATGCGTCCCAAGCTGAAGCGTCCGCTGTGGATTGCCATCCATATGCTATCGTATCCCATCTATCTCATCGCAATGCTTCATGGCATCAAGGCCGGAACGGATACTTCACATCCACTGGTTCAGGCGATGTACATAGGCACCTTCATAATTACGCTGGGACTGTTCGGGGGCAGAATGTTTCTGCGAAGCTCGTCCGCAGCCGGGGGAATCCCTAAACGGACCCCGCGGCGGACGGGATGA
- a CDS encoding FAD:protein FMN transferase has protein sequence MNTRIEVQLEHEEGDGITSEQYANELRGWFEECESRFSRFRPDSELSRLNSSGGEWIILSDRLYDVLAQAESYRKATNGWFDIRILPALEAAGYDRSYEKFAAGVDARLPILIEGSCTSDKSSRKRQEGINADPAGFLEQNPGMKAVRLAEGSLLDLGGIAKSWTVAQAGLWFRARRGLRAGIINAGGDALVWQHDRNGEPTSFVIESPWDGKTSIGELMLLNGAVATSSVLGRRWLTDDGVRHHLIDPVTGQPSRSEVVQATVAGRDVVTCEIWAKVLCMAGAEAISAMQAHSPGCEALIVKHDGGIVWSGRSSSGFTCQWRSDDFVPSSQESARIRELSPEIRELRNRRGIIV, from the coding sequence ATGAATACACGGATAGAGGTGCAGTTGGAGCATGAAGAAGGGGATGGCATTACTTCCGAGCAATATGCCAATGAGCTGCGAGGATGGTTTGAGGAATGCGAGAGCCGATTCAGCCGATTCCGACCTGATAGCGAGCTGTCTAGGCTCAACAGCTCCGGAGGAGAATGGATCATTCTCTCCGACAGACTGTATGACGTGCTGGCTCAAGCCGAGAGTTATCGGAAGGCCACGAACGGCTGGTTCGATATTCGCATTTTGCCTGCGTTGGAAGCCGCGGGGTACGACCGCTCTTATGAGAAGTTTGCAGCAGGCGTTGATGCAAGGCTTCCCATTTTAATCGAGGGGAGCTGCACATCTGATAAAAGCTCTCGAAAGCGTCAGGAGGGGATAAACGCAGACCCGGCAGGCTTTCTTGAACAGAATCCCGGCATGAAGGCGGTACGGCTAGCGGAAGGATCTTTACTTGACCTCGGCGGTATAGCAAAGAGTTGGACGGTGGCGCAAGCGGGGCTATGGTTTCGTGCCCGCAGAGGTTTGCGTGCGGGTATCATTAACGCGGGGGGAGATGCCCTCGTCTGGCAGCATGACCGCAACGGCGAGCCCACTAGCTTCGTGATCGAGTCGCCGTGGGACGGGAAAACGTCGATTGGCGAGCTGATGCTGCTGAACGGAGCGGTTGCGACCTCCAGCGTGCTGGGCAGACGCTGGCTAACGGATGATGGCGTTCGCCATCATCTAATAGATCCCGTCACAGGTCAGCCATCTCGCAGCGAGGTTGTGCAGGCGACGGTCGCGGGGAGAGATGTCGTCACTTGCGAAATATGGGCCAAGGTGCTGTGCATGGCTGGCGCCGAGGCAATATCAGCCATGCAGGCCCATTCTCCCGGTTGCGAAGCGCTTATTGTTAAGCATGATGGAGGGATCGTTTGGAGCGGACGCTCATCATCGGGATTTACATGCCAATGGCGGAGCGACGATTTTGTGCCGTCGTCACAGGAGTCAGCGCGAATAAGAGAGTTGTCCCCAGAGATAAGAGAATTAAGGAACAGAAGGGGGATTATCGTATGA
- the modA gene encoding molybdate ABC transporter substrate-binding protein produces the protein MLKVFKNFTMLLVVAAMALVFAGCGATQNANINSSTAAPLESTVEPSQQPAQTVEITISAAASMTDALTEIQKTYESNNPTVKLSFNFGASGALQQQIEQGAPADLFLSAAVKNMTALVDKQLIDESQQINLLKNELVVVVATDASTSIQKIEDLTKAEVKTVAIGIPESVPAGSYAKEALTSVKLWDVLQPKSVQGKDVRQVLQYVETGNAEAGFVYKTDALTTDKVKIGFTVDPAAYKTIQYPIGIVKATKHAKEAEDFYKYLQSQEALDVFVKYGFSVSS, from the coding sequence ATGTTAAAGGTGTTCAAGAATTTTACGATGTTATTGGTTGTTGCTGCTATGGCTTTAGTGTTTGCAGGCTGTGGAGCAACACAAAATGCGAATATCAATTCAAGTACTGCGGCTCCGTTAGAAAGTACAGTAGAGCCTAGCCAACAGCCGGCTCAAACCGTTGAAATTACGATTTCTGCTGCAGCAAGCATGACCGATGCTTTAACGGAAATTCAGAAGACTTATGAATCTAATAACCCTACAGTTAAACTTAGCTTTAATTTTGGTGCATCTGGTGCGCTGCAGCAGCAAATTGAGCAGGGGGCACCTGCTGACTTATTTTTGTCTGCGGCTGTTAAAAACATGACAGCTTTGGTTGATAAACAATTAATAGATGAGAGCCAACAAATTAATTTGCTGAAAAATGAGCTGGTAGTGGTTGTAGCTACAGACGCTTCAACATCAATTCAAAAAATAGAAGATTTGACGAAAGCGGAAGTAAAAACAGTGGCAATAGGCATTCCGGAAAGTGTGCCTGCTGGAAGCTATGCGAAGGAAGCACTCACGAGTGTGAAGTTATGGGACGTTTTGCAGCCTAAGTCCGTACAAGGTAAGGATGTAAGACAGGTACTGCAATATGTAGAAACCGGAAATGCGGAAGCAGGATTTGTATATAAAACAGACGCACTAACGACTGATAAAGTAAAGATTGGATTTACGGTTGATCCTGCTGCTTACAAAACGATTCAATATCCGATCGGTATCGTAAAAGCTACTAAACATGCAAAAGAAGCCGAAGATTTTTATAAGTATCTGCAGTCACAAGAAGCATTAGATGTATTTGTTAAATATGGATTTTCTGTTTCAAGCTAA
- a CDS encoding MarR family transcriptional regulator — translation MTNQRLPKHVYEELALFRYRIRKFIRFSEDAARSKGLTPQYHQLMLAIMGFPDREYATPKELAERLQLTPHACIELIKRCEILELVQRLPNPQDKRSIFISVTERGMGILEELSEIHVEELNKAGLLEVQKEQHVQDK, via the coding sequence ATGACAAACCAACGTTTGCCTAAACATGTATACGAGGAGCTTGCTTTATTTCGTTACCGCATTCGCAAGTTTATCCGATTTAGCGAAGATGCGGCTAGAAGCAAAGGGCTTACTCCACAATATCACCAACTTATGTTAGCTATCATGGGATTTCCAGACCGGGAGTACGCAACACCAAAAGAACTGGCGGAACGCCTGCAGCTAACACCTCATGCTTGTATAGAACTTATAAAACGATGCGAGATTTTAGAGCTTGTACAGCGATTGCCCAATCCGCAGGACAAACGCAGTATTTTTATAAGTGTGACAGAACGCGGAATGGGCATATTGGAAGAACTATCAGAAATTCATGTCGAGGAATTGAATAAAGCAGGTTTGCTTGAGGTTCAGAAAGAGCAGCATGTACAAGACAAATAA